A genomic stretch from Salarias fasciatus chromosome 18, fSalaFa1.1, whole genome shotgun sequence includes:
- the LOC115404821 gene encoding RNA-binding protein MEX3B, translated as MPSPLFHPEIMDHDVVISSQHNGVGLPRETEQESREEEHQEALRFALDQLSLMALDKVDCGGGGGGGLVDPLDGTQGPGSESCNGVGGGGYVDLQMLEHPGGSRDSPTSCSPSPEYYGSGGYHMAGSHSMLHGEQSSVLCSRKRSVNMTECVPVPSSEHVAEIVGRQGCKIKALRAKTNTYIKTPVRGEDPVFIVTGRREDVEMAKREIVSAAEHFSMIRASRCKAGGPGGGGSLPGPPHLPGQTTIQVRVPYRVVGLVVGPKGATIKRIQQQTHTYIVTPSREKDPVFEVTGMPENVDRAREEIETHITLRTGTFVDLQGDNDFHTNGTDVSLEGLGSLSGGLGASLWSRATGHHSAPPPPPPSPPPALPMSMHHSSGRKASSSVAYHTHNGGVNSDGFGGARKAAEGGSPTSPFSTGSSAGGGFTFGGDSTPGLPSSDELGFEFSASNIWAPFVNGGAGSKASGSSQQQQQQPAPAPPPQQPLRRNSSGLSGGAITPRLSPTLPQDAGVGPLDHPLARRAQSDPLSTLSWLQSGGAGGGSFSGASSSSSGGSSTGYSSCSASSLPGGSPTDSEGGGSGVGLSSGMLSRLKGGPGAGVAALVGVGPGVNRDCFVCFESEVTAALVPCGHNLFCMECAGQICQSAEPECPVCHTPTTQCIRIFS; from the exons ATGCCGAGCCCTTTATTCCACCCCGAGATCATGGACCACGACGTGGTGATCAGCAGCCAGCACAACGGCGTGGGTCTGCCCCGCGAGACGGAGCAGGAGTCCCGGGAAGAGGAGCACCAGGAGGCGCTCCGCTTCGCCCTGGACCAGCTGTCACTCATGGCCCTGGATAAGGTGGACTGCgggggcggcggaggcggcgggctggtcgACCCTCTGGACGGGACGCAGGGTCCGGGCTCCGAGAGCTGCAACGGCGTGGGTGGAGGGGGCTACGTGGACCTCCAGATGCTGGAGCACCCCGGCGGCTCCCGGGACTCCCCGACGTCCTGCTCCCCGTCCCCGGAGTACTACGGCTCGGGCGGGTACCACATGGCCGGATCCCACTCCATGCTGCACGGGGAACAAAGCTCGgtgctgtgcagcaggaagaggagcgtCAACATGACCGAGTGTGTGCCCGTGCCCAGCTCCGAGCATGTGGCCGAGATCGTGGGGAGACAAG gctGTAAGATCAAGGCCCTGCGCGCCAAAACCAACACGTACATCAAGACGCCGGTGCGCGGCGAGGACCCGGTGTTCATCGTGACGGGGCGCCGCGAGGACGTGGAGATGGCCAAGCGGGAGATCGTGTCGGCGGCCGAGCACTTCTCCATGATCCGGGCGTCTCGCTGCAAAGCCGGCGGCCCGGGGGGAGGGGGCTCTCTCCCGGGACCGCCGCACCTTCCCGGACAGACCACCATACAG gtccgggtccccTACAGAGTGGTGGGTCTGGTGGTGGGGCCGAAGGGGGCCACCATCAAGCGCATCCAGCAGCAGACCCACACCTACATCGTGACGCCGAGCCGGGAGAAGGACCCGGTGTTCGAGGTGACCGGGATGCCCGAGAACGTGGACCGGGCGCGGGAGGAGATCGAGACCCACATCACCCTGCGGACCGGGACCTTCGTCGACCTGCAGGGCGACAACGACTTCCACACCAACGGCACCGACGTGAGCCTGGAGGGCCTGGGCTCCCTGAGCGGCGGCCTCGGGGCGTCCCTGTGGTCCCGGGCCACCGGCCACcactccgccccgccccctccgccgccctccccgccccccgcccTGCCCATGTCCATGCACCACTCGTCCGGCAGGAAGGCGTCGTCCTCGGTCGCCTATCACACGCACAACGGCGGCGTCAACTCCGACGGCTTCGGCGGCGCCCGGAAGGCGGCGGAGGGCGGCAGCCCCACGAGCCCCTTCAGCACCGGCTCCAGCGCCGGCGGGGGCTTCACCTTCGGGGGCGACTCCACCCCCGGACTGCCTTCCTCAGATGAACTGGGCTTTGAGTTCAGTGCTTCCAACATCTGGGCGCCTTTCGTCAACGGCGGGGCGGGCAGCAAGGCGTCCggctcctcccagcagcagcagcagcagccggcgccggcgccgccgccgcagcagcctCTCCGCCGGAACAGCAGCGGCCTCAGCGGCGGCGCCATCACTCCACGATTGTCTCCGACTCTGCCTCAGGACGCCGGCGTGGGCCCGCTGGACCACCCGCTGGCCCGCCGCGCCCAGAGCGACCCCCTCAGCACTCTGTCGTGGCTGCAgtccggcggcgccggcggcggctcCTTCTCGGGCgcgtccagctccagctccggcGGCTCGTCCACCGGCtactcctcctgctccgcctcctcgctGCCCGGCGGCTCGCCCACCGACTCGGagggcggcggcagcggcgtgGGACTGAGCTCCGGCATGCTGAGCCGGCTGAAGGGCGGGCCCGGCGCCGGCGTGGCGGCCCTGGTGGGCGTGGGCCCCGGGGTCAACAGGGACTGCTTCGTGTGTTTCGAGAGCGAGGTGACGGCGGCGCTGGTGCCCTGCGGCCACAACCTCTTCTGCATGGAGTGCGCCGGGCAGATCTGCCAGTCGGCCGAGCCCGAGTGCCCCGTGTGCCACACCCCCACCACGCAGTGCATCCGCATCTTCTCCTAA